One Echeneis naucrates chromosome 4, fEcheNa1.1, whole genome shotgun sequence genomic window, ATCACTAGAAGAACTGACTTTGAACTGACTTCTTCTTTGAAACCTTAAATGTTAGTCAACACTCAAATTTAGCCACAGAAATTGACTGAGTATTTTATTGgattcttgtttttgtgttcccATACCTCTCCCCTGGGCCAAATGGCGATAAGGTCATTGATTGTCTTTCTGGTTGTTGAATCTTGTGTGTAATACATCAGAGCCCAATTACAATATCTCATCTATACTGAACAACAATATAACACCAGCCTGGGGAGATACAGGGCTCCTTCTTGCTGCTCACTGAGGCAACCCAACACTGCATGTAGGTTGCTGAAATGGAAGCAAAACTGACACTTATTTGCTTGTAAATTGGAACTGCATGCGTTCATTTAATTGAGTTTTTCCACTCAAAAGTAAGGACCTACTCTCATGTTTCAGGTTATTTAAAGTTTACCCCTTCCCAAGACCTGAACATTATCCGTTGTCTTCCCAACAGTATGAATAATTGACCTCAGTGACGTCGGATGCATTGTCTGTAGGCGCCCGAGGGATGTTTTGCCACAGTAGGTGGATGAAGCATGTGAAGGTGTCATGTTGTGATGAGGAAAGCAAACACACGGTGGCCTTATCGAAACACAATGACTGTCATGCTGTCCATGGATTGATGGATAGGTGGATTGATTGAtggatagatagacagatagagagagagacagggaagCAGGCACAACGATGGGTGTAGATTAATCAAGCAATCATATTTCTTATGTGACTCTCCTCCTCATTTGTCAGCAGCAACAATATCCGAATAGGGATAATAAGTCATGTCTGTTAGAGGTACTTAGGTGAACCATGAATACGCATGAGGGAGTGCAAAGAGTCAATTGATCATTTCTTGTCATTATCATCACTGAATATGTATCACATTCAGCAGAAAAGCATTTCTTACTAGCTACACGAAGGGCCCAAAACTATTTCAAGggtttcacttcctgttcagaGTGTAGGTTATCTTATGCATAGCACAATAATAACTAATTTCTCTTGTGGTCTTCCTTAACAGCAGGAAGCAGACACACGTGTAGAAGGATTTGCTGATTCCTTGAGGTGACTAGAATGGAAGgatataaaacaaagagaaaaaagaattaACAACAAATTAAGTGTTTAATGTGCTATGCACAAATTAATTGCACACGGGTCCTCAGCTGTGGAATACTGACAAAGGACTCCATTGAAAAACTCTCACAGTTTAGTATTGCAAATAAAAAGCCCATTCAGGACTATCAGACACCTTTTTGTGATGAATGTAAAGCTGTATCTGGTTCATCTTTCCTTTCATGTAGCGAAATATTTTCAGTACTTCAAACATTATGAAACTCTTTTAGAAATCCAATGTGTTCTAGCTGTAGAATTTCAAAAAGCTTCAAAATGCCAGTGTTTGAGCCTAGATGATGGACATTTAAGGGGCTAGTTTgctccattaaaaacaaatggcaGCTTATTTATTTAGCAGTGAAATGGGTTCCATTTAATTAATACCTGTAGGTTAAATCAATTTACAGAGGCCTTTGTACTGTAGTTCTATACATATCACAATCCAAGCATTCTTTGTTTGcagtgtattttatatttaggTTTTCACTACACCTCCTGAACTGTCCCAGACACAACATGAGGCAGGTGTCCCTTGGCATCGCTCCAAGGACAAATTCTTCAGTGCTGTGTAAAGTCCTTGTATGTGTAATAAATTGTTGACACTACAGCAAAtattctcctctctgtgttgcAGGGCTGCCCAGAAGAATAATGGATGAGGCCTGCCACTagcacttgattttttttttttttttttgattgactCTTCAGGCTGAATTATGGAGGGTGCTGAGGATATGTCTGAAGCCATGACGCAGCTGCAGACTGATGTGTGCAGCGCTGAGGTAGGATCACGGGATCCCACAAGCAAAGTGGAAGATGAAGCTACTCCGCTCATCCCTGCTGACTCGTGTGATGGCATCATGACAGGACTGAGCAAAGGAGGGCTCTCGAACCAAATGGAGCCTCCTGCGACGTCAGTGGTGCCTCCGACTGCTGAGTCCTCAGGGGGTGTCTCACTTAAAGTTGCCACAACTGTGCTGCACCCGGTGTGCCTGGGAGAGAGCCCACTAATGCTGCCAATTCACTTACAGATGGCCGGAGCAGGCGGTGCTCAGCTTGGCCAAATGGGGGCAGCACCGTACTTGATAACAAGCCAAAGCCCTGTTTCACTTCCCCTGGTCTTGGACCAGCAAGTTATCCAGCACATGAGTCCTTCTGTAATTCCTCAGGCCACTACCTGCCCTCAGTTGCCGCTCCAGAACAACATCCTGTGTCAGAATCCTTTGACATTTGGTTTACCTCCACCTGTCGACCAGAAGTCCATTGGACAAACACAGGATGCTAACTTGCTCTCACTTCTCCAGAATCCCGCTTTTGCAGCCATCTTGCAGGACCTCTTCCCTTCCCAGGCTGGTTCATCAAATTGTCAGTCACCAGGCTCTAccttcctcccccttcctcccctcacACCACCTTACAACTCCCCTCTGGCTCCATTAGTTCCTCCTGCCACACTTTTAGTCCCATACCCTGTCATCATCCCTTTGCCAGTGCCTCTGCCCGTCCCTCTCCCCATCCTCATCCCTGTCCGTCAAGTTGATGACTTAAAGGGGAGCATGCCAAATCCAGTTTGCACTGTGAGTAAAAGCACTCAGACTTCTTCAAAAGATACTACCTCTCCTTCACTGTCCTCAAGTAGATGCCTGCCATTGTTCCAGTCACACAATATGTCCCCATCCTCACTTCCTCTAGATGAAGGACAGGTGTTAGATCTCTCTGTCAGGGCATGTCCAGTTGAACCAAAACAGGAATACCCCAGTCTACAGCAGGACAGTGTGCTTGACTTGTCAGTGCCTGGTGTGAAGAAAAAGTGTGTTCAATCATGTagctccagcagctcagcaggACAAGACAGAGAATTAGCTTTCCAGTCCAGTCAGGATGCAAGTGGTACTTCATTGTCTCTGGGTGTTGAATGCACTCAGAGTTTAGATTCCAAATTCCTGGGAAGTCTGGCTTCACTGGAGTTCAGTCGGCACCACAAGTGGGTGGTGGACAGCAACACTGACGGGTCGAGCTCTCTTGGTCAGGAGGCATCTCTCAGCGGGCCTGGGAATCTGGAAATAGTCAGCTCTTCCCAGACGGCAAAGGTCATCGTCTCTGTGAAGGATGCGATCCCCGCTATCCTGTGCGGGAAGATAAAAGGTCTCTCTGGGGTCTCCACAAAGAACTTCTCCATTAAACGTG contains:
- the rai2 gene encoding retinoic acid-induced protein 2 — its product is MEGAEDMSEAMTQLQTDVCSAEVGSRDPTSKVEDEATPLIPADSCDGIMTGLSKGGLSNQMEPPATSVVPPTAESSGGVSLKVATTVLHPVCLGESPLMLPIHLQMAGAGGAQLGQMGAAPYLITSQSPVSLPLVLDQQVIQHMSPSVIPQATTCPQLPLQNNILCQNPLTFGLPPPVDQKSIGQTQDANLLSLLQNPAFAAILQDLFPSQAGSSNCQSPGSTFLPLPPLTPPYNSPLAPLVPPATLLVPYPVIIPLPVPLPVPLPILIPVRQVDDLKGSMPNPVCTVSKSTQTSSKDTTSPSLSSSRCLPLFQSHNMSPSSLPLDEGQVLDLSVRACPVEPKQEYPSLQQDSVLDLSVPGVKKKCVQSCSSSSSAGQDRELAFQSSQDASGTSLSLGVECTQSLDSKFLGSLASLEFSRHHKWVVDSNTDGSSSLGQEASLSGPGNLEIVSSSQTAKVIVSVKDAIPAILCGKIKGLSGVSTKNFSIKRDGSQAASLQQLYSVPSVSQGEQQDLSDPLKKVPKNRAIKLKKVSSQEIHFLPIKKQRLAALLPRK